In Pectobacterium aroidearum, the following are encoded in one genomic region:
- the livH gene encoding high-affinity branched-chain amino acid ABC transporter permease LivH, with the protein MSEQFLYFFQQMFNGLTLGSTYALIAIGYTMVYGIIGMINFAHGEVYMIGSYVSFIVIAALMMMGIDAGWLLIGAAFIAAVVISSAYGWSIERVAYRPVRTSKRLIALISAIGMSIFLQNYVSLNQGSRDVALPSLVTGQWVLGESNGFAATISSMQLIIWVVTFLAMLALTLFIRYSRMGRACRACAEDLKMASLLGISTDRVISLTFVIGALMAAVAGVLLGQFYGVINPYIGFMAGMKAFTAAVLGGIGSIPGAMIGGLILGVAEALTSAYLSTEYKDAVSFALLIVVLLVMPTGILGRPEVEKV; encoded by the coding sequence ATGTCCGAGCAGTTCCTTTACTTTTTTCAGCAGATGTTCAACGGCCTGACGTTGGGCAGCACCTATGCGCTGATCGCCATTGGCTACACCATGGTTTACGGCATTATCGGCATGATTAACTTCGCACACGGTGAAGTGTATATGATCGGTAGCTATGTCTCCTTTATTGTGATTGCGGCCCTGATGATGATGGGCATCGATGCTGGCTGGCTGCTGATTGGCGCCGCCTTCATTGCCGCCGTGGTCATTTCCAGCGCCTACGGCTGGAGTATCGAGCGGGTGGCCTATCGACCTGTTCGAACGTCAAAGCGCCTGATTGCGCTGATTTCTGCCATCGGGATGTCAATTTTCCTGCAAAACTACGTCAGCCTGAATCAGGGCTCGCGTGATGTTGCGCTGCCGAGTCTGGTGACTGGCCAGTGGGTGCTGGGCGAAAGCAATGGCTTTGCCGCAACCATTAGCTCCATGCAGCTGATCATCTGGGTTGTTACGTTCCTCGCCATGCTGGCGCTGACGTTGTTTATTCGCTATTCCCGTATGGGACGCGCCTGCCGCGCTTGCGCGGAGGACCTGAAAATGGCGAGCCTGCTGGGTATCAGCACCGATCGCGTCATTTCCCTGACCTTCGTTATCGGCGCGCTGATGGCCGCCGTTGCTGGCGTGCTGTTGGGGCAATTTTACGGCGTTATCAACCCCTATATCGGCTTTATGGCCGGGATGAAAGCCTTTACCGCCGCGGTGCTGGGCGGAATCGGCAGTATTCCTGGCGCGATGATCGGTGGGCTGATTCTGGGCGTAGCCGAAGCGCTGACGTCCGCCTACCTGAGCACGGAATACAAAGATGCGGTGTCGTTTGCCCTGCTGATTGTGGTGCTGCTGGTGATGCCTACCGGTATTCTGGGTCGCCCGGAGGTTGAGAAAGTATGA
- a CDS encoding high-affinity branched-chain amino acid ABC transporter permease LivM, with protein MKQLNLFNALVSAFMLLVLASFLMGMQLALDGTKLVVRGADEVRWYWIGAGCVVVFFFQLIRPFFQQSIKKFSAPPLVLPSFDGSTPRQKVLAAALIIAAIAWPFLVSRGTVDIATLTLIYVMLGLGLNVVVGLSGLLVLGYGGFYAIGAYTYALLNHYYGLGFWESLPLAGMAAALSGFLLGFPVLRLRGDYLAIVTLGFGEIVRILLLNNTEITGGPNGISQIPKPTFFGLEFSRSARDGGWDTFHNFFGLQYDPSDRIIFLYLVALLLVVLTLFVINRLLRMPLGRAWEALRDDEIACRSLGLSPTRIKLTAFTISAAFAGFAGTLFAARQGFVSPESFTFAESAFVLAIVVLGGMGSQFAVILAAILLVVSRELMRDLNEYSMLLLGALMVLMMIWRPQGLLPMKRPEMKLKVAKKEEQA; from the coding sequence ATGAAACAGCTCAACCTGTTTAACGCGCTGGTTTCCGCGTTCATGTTGCTGGTGCTTGCCTCGTTCTTAATGGGCATGCAGTTGGCGTTGGATGGCACCAAACTGGTGGTGCGCGGCGCTGATGAAGTCCGCTGGTATTGGATTGGCGCAGGCTGCGTCGTGGTGTTCTTCTTCCAACTGATCCGCCCGTTCTTCCAGCAAAGTATCAAGAAATTTTCCGCGCCGCCGCTGGTGCTACCGAGTTTTGATGGCAGTACACCGCGGCAGAAGGTATTGGCAGCGGCATTGATTATCGCCGCTATCGCCTGGCCGTTCCTGGTGTCGCGCGGTACGGTGGATATTGCCACCCTCACGCTGATTTACGTGATGCTGGGTCTGGGGCTGAATGTGGTGGTTGGCCTGTCCGGCCTGTTGGTATTAGGCTACGGTGGGTTTTATGCCATTGGTGCGTACACGTATGCGTTGCTGAACCACTATTATGGATTGGGCTTCTGGGAAAGTCTGCCGCTGGCGGGTATGGCGGCGGCGCTGTCTGGTTTCCTGCTTGGTTTCCCGGTGTTGCGTTTGCGCGGCGACTATCTGGCGATTGTGACGCTTGGGTTCGGCGAAATTGTCCGTATCCTGTTGCTGAATAACACCGAAATTACCGGTGGCCCGAACGGCATCAGCCAGATCCCTAAACCGACCTTCTTTGGTCTGGAATTCAGCCGCAGCGCGCGCGATGGCGGTTGGGATACGTTCCACAATTTCTTTGGCCTGCAATACGACCCTAGCGACCGTATTATCTTCCTGTATCTGGTGGCGTTGCTGTTGGTTGTGTTGACCCTGTTTGTGATTAACCGCCTGCTGCGGATGCCGCTGGGACGCGCCTGGGAAGCGCTGCGCGATGATGAAATCGCCTGCCGTTCTCTGGGGCTGAGCCCCACGCGTATCAAGCTGACCGCGTTTACTATCAGCGCCGCGTTTGCGGGCTTTGCCGGTACACTGTTTGCTGCGCGTCAGGGCTTCGTCAGCCCGGAATCGTTCACGTTCGCTGAGTCTGCCTTTGTGCTGGCTATCGTCGTACTGGGCGGGATGGGGTCGCAGTTTGCGGTCATTCTCGCGGCAATTCTGCTGGTGGTGTCTCGTGAGCTGATGCGCGATCTGAATGAATACAGCATGCTGCTGCTGGGTGCGTTGATGGTTCTGATGATGATTTGGCGTCCGCAAGGCCTGCTGCCGATGAAGCGTCCTGAAATGAAGTTGAAAGTCGCGAAGAAGGAAGAGCAAGCATGA
- a CDS encoding methyl-accepting chemotaxis protein, translated as MQHTKKMKLGTQVGSGFAIVIIIGLLVAIFGRMHLVGLGNTTDRLAKHHLANLIVLQELKDNLNVTIKATLRMLIATEQKVLEDNQKLIETTSAKNTQLVTQLETNLRATEVRNILGELQQNRTEFAKVGRQAVALSLSNRQAESIELVKTQLEPIQTKLFNNLNTMIQLQKDYTTQTATDAIEESYYDGNSLLILAVIASLFGAGIAWLITRHIKKQLGGEPAYATQVTQEIAQGNLAIPVDLASGDNTSLLFAMNNMRKSLSSIVEQVRESSESIATGAKQIAAGSADLSQRTEEQAANLQQTAASTEEMSQTVRQNTDTVRNAAQLAQAASNTAAKGGEAVGNIVVTMKEITDSSHKINDIISVIDGIAFQTNILALNAAVEAARAGEQGRGFAVVAGEVRSLAQRSATAAKEIKELIGHSVEKVETGSALVSDAGTTIEELVRQARHVADLINEIGITTQEQESGVSQIHEAVNQLDQVTQQNAALVEQSASAADSLSEQAAHLVELMKVFIVEGGAPQRLAPQLKRPDSAKLSLANPKSTTGSDKQNWETF; from the coding sequence ATGCAGCATACAAAAAAAATGAAACTGGGTACTCAGGTCGGTTCAGGCTTTGCCATTGTTATTATTATTGGCCTATTAGTGGCTATCTTCGGCAGAATGCACTTGGTTGGCCTCGGTAATACTACGGACAGGCTGGCCAAACACCACCTTGCCAATCTCATCGTGCTACAAGAGCTGAAAGATAATCTTAACGTCACGATCAAAGCCACATTGCGTATGTTGATCGCTACCGAGCAAAAGGTTCTGGAAGACAATCAAAAACTGATTGAAACCACGAGTGCCAAAAACACACAGCTCGTCACTCAGTTGGAAACCAATTTACGGGCAACCGAGGTTCGCAATATTCTGGGCGAGCTGCAGCAAAACCGCACTGAATTTGCCAAAGTAGGCCGCCAGGCCGTCGCACTGTCACTCAGCAATAGACAGGCTGAATCTATCGAGTTAGTTAAAACCCAGCTTGAACCCATACAAACCAAGCTTTTTAACAATCTGAACACCATGATTCAGTTGCAGAAAGACTACACCACGCAAACAGCAACCGACGCGATTGAAGAGTCCTACTATGATGGCAATTCCCTGCTCATTCTGGCTGTCATCGCCTCATTATTCGGCGCCGGCATCGCCTGGCTGATTACCCGCCATATCAAGAAGCAACTGGGGGGTGAACCCGCCTATGCCACGCAGGTCACACAGGAAATCGCACAAGGTAATCTCGCAATACCAGTCGATCTGGCGTCAGGTGACAACACCAGTTTGCTGTTTGCGATGAATAACATGCGCAAAAGCTTAAGCAGCATTGTTGAACAGGTGCGTGAGAGCAGCGAATCTATCGCCACCGGAGCCAAACAGATCGCCGCAGGAAGTGCTGACCTCAGCCAGCGCACAGAGGAGCAGGCAGCCAACTTACAGCAGACCGCAGCGTCTACGGAAGAAATGAGCCAAACAGTACGTCAAAATACCGATACCGTGCGTAACGCTGCTCAACTGGCGCAGGCCGCCAGCAACACCGCGGCTAAAGGCGGTGAAGCTGTCGGGAATATTGTTGTCACGATGAAAGAAATTACCGACAGTTCGCACAAAATTAACGACATCATTAGCGTGATTGACGGCATCGCTTTCCAGACCAATATTCTGGCCCTCAACGCCGCGGTCGAAGCGGCTCGGGCAGGTGAGCAAGGTCGTGGCTTTGCCGTGGTGGCTGGCGAAGTCCGCTCGCTGGCACAGCGTTCCGCCACCGCAGCCAAAGAGATTAAAGAGCTGATCGGCCACAGCGTCGAGAAAGTCGAGACGGGCTCCGCACTGGTCAGCGATGCGGGCACAACAATCGAAGAGCTGGTTCGTCAGGCGCGCCACGTTGCCGATCTGATTAACGAAATTGGCATTACCACGCAGGAACAAGAATCCGGCGTCTCACAGATTCATGAGGCGGTGAACCAACTCGATCAGGTCACGCAGCAGAACGCCGCGCTCGTTGAGCAATCCGCATCTGCGGCCGATAGCCTGAGTGAGCAAGCCGCTCATCTGGTAGAACTGATGAAAGTCTTCATCGTTGAAGGCGGAGCGCCGCAGCGCCTTGCTCCACAGTTAAAACGGCCTGACAGCGCAAAACTTTCACTCGCCAACCCTAAAAGCACCACGGGAAGCGATAAGCAAAACTGGGAAACCTTTTAG
- the livG gene encoding high-affinity branched-chain amino acid ABC transporter ATP-binding protein LivG — translation MSTQPLLSVRGLMMRFGGLLAVNNVEMDIHAGEIVSLIGPNGAGKTTVFNCLTGFYRPSGGTIMLRDRHLEGLSGQAIARMGVVRTFQHVRLFREMTVIENLLVAQHQHLKSGVFAGLLKTPGFRRAEADAQERAAVWLERIGLLDLANRQAGNLAYGQQRRLEIARCMVTRPELLMLDEPAAGLNPKETDELNQLIAELRDSHQVSVLLIEHDMKLVMGISDRIYVVNQGTPLAQGTPAEIRNNPDVIRAYLGEG, via the coding sequence ATGAGCACGCAGCCACTATTATCAGTCAGAGGTCTGATGATGCGTTTTGGCGGCCTGCTGGCGGTCAACAACGTTGAAATGGATATTCATGCGGGCGAAATTGTCTCGCTGATCGGCCCAAACGGGGCCGGTAAAACCACGGTCTTTAACTGCCTGACCGGTTTTTATCGCCCAAGCGGCGGCACCATCATGCTGCGCGATCGTCATCTGGAAGGGTTATCCGGACAGGCTATTGCCCGTATGGGCGTAGTGCGTACGTTCCAGCACGTTCGCCTGTTCCGTGAAATGACGGTGATCGAGAACTTGCTGGTCGCACAGCATCAGCACCTGAAAAGCGGCGTGTTTGCCGGGCTGTTGAAAACGCCGGGCTTTCGTCGTGCGGAAGCCGATGCGCAAGAGCGCGCCGCAGTGTGGCTGGAGCGTATCGGCCTGCTGGATTTAGCGAACCGTCAGGCGGGGAATCTGGCTTACGGCCAGCAGCGCCGTCTGGAGATTGCCCGTTGTATGGTGACGCGGCCCGAGCTACTGATGCTGGATGAGCCTGCGGCCGGTCTGAACCCGAAAGAAACTGACGAGTTAAATCAGCTGATTGCGGAACTGCGCGATAGCCATCAGGTATCGGTGCTGTTGATTGAACACGATATGAAGCTGGTCATGGGGATTTCCGACCGGATTTATGTCGTCAATCAGGGCACGCCGCTGGCACAGGGCACTCCAGCTGAAATTCGTAACAACCCGGATGTCATTCGTGCCTATCTGGGTGAAGGATAA
- a CDS encoding PLP-dependent aminotransferase family protein, whose translation MAIEGLLAHRIAQLKSSAIRELLKHSKMENIISLAGGIPSDALFDFEGLSQATHLAITEQPKTAFQYGLTEGSGVLRDRIAELCAVRGVKTRGDDIVVTAGSQQALDLIMRSMVDPGDVFVVERPTYLAALQTLELAQAQVMSVSSDANGMVVDELEELLKKQRIKGVYIVPNFGNPSGVTLSYERRLKLIQLAERYGFVIIEDDPYGELRFTEERNPTLFQLAQEKLGSTEYVLYTSTFSKVLAPGLRLGWAILPDWLLHKVAIIKQAADLHASALSQTVAECYLGLGRLDSQIEKIRHAYKHKGELLAQLVEKELGDVITFNQPKGGMFLWAKFRQNDFNTTEWLKKTLDQGVVFVPGEFFFPDNVDYSTLRLSFATATDEQMHEAVARLRRAL comes from the coding sequence ATGGCCATTGAAGGGTTGTTAGCGCACCGTATCGCTCAGTTAAAAAGTTCCGCCATCCGTGAACTACTGAAACACAGCAAGATGGAAAATATTATCTCGCTGGCTGGCGGGATTCCGTCAGATGCATTGTTTGATTTCGAAGGGTTAAGTCAGGCCACGCACTTAGCGATTACCGAACAGCCGAAAACGGCATTCCAGTATGGCTTGACCGAAGGCAGCGGCGTGCTGCGCGATCGCATTGCCGAGCTGTGTGCCGTGCGCGGCGTAAAAACGCGCGGTGACGATATTGTGGTGACGGCGGGTTCGCAGCAGGCACTGGACTTGATCATGCGCTCAATGGTCGATCCCGGCGACGTGTTCGTCGTTGAACGTCCGACGTATCTGGCGGCGCTGCAAACGCTGGAACTGGCGCAGGCGCAGGTGATGTCGGTGTCATCTGACGCCAATGGTATGGTTGTCGATGAGCTGGAAGAGTTGCTGAAGAAACAGCGCATCAAAGGCGTTTATATCGTTCCGAACTTCGGCAACCCGAGCGGCGTTACGCTGAGTTATGAACGTCGCCTGAAATTGATTCAACTGGCAGAGCGCTACGGTTTTGTCATTATCGAAGACGATCCCTATGGCGAGCTGCGCTTCACCGAAGAACGCAACCCGACGCTGTTCCAACTGGCGCAGGAGAAGCTGGGGAGCACGGAATACGTGCTGTACACCTCCACGTTCTCGAAAGTGCTGGCTCCGGGGCTGCGTCTCGGCTGGGCGATTCTGCCGGACTGGCTGTTGCACAAAGTGGCGATTATCAAACAGGCCGCTGACCTGCATGCCAGCGCGCTGTCGCAGACCGTCGCGGAATGCTATCTGGGATTAGGACGTCTGGATTCGCAGATCGAAAAAATCCGCCACGCCTATAAGCACAAAGGTGAACTGCTGGCACAGCTGGTCGAGAAGGAACTGGGTGATGTGATCACCTTCAACCAACCGAAAGGCGGGATGTTCCTGTGGGCGAAGTTCCGCCAGAACGATTTCAACACGACGGAATGGCTGAAGAAGACGCTGGATCAGGGCGTTGTTTTCGTGCCGGGTGAGTTCTTCTTCCCAGACAATGTCGATTACTCAACGCTGCGTCTGTCCTTTGCGACGGCAACGGATGAGCAAATGCATGAAGCGGTGGCGCGACTGCGTCGGGCGCTGTAA
- a CDS encoding methyl-accepting chemotaxis protein, with the protein MNLIKNSSLGKMLGTGFTLVIAIGFLVAVFGRIQLDKLGENIQLLSQVRITNLIMMQEFKDNINTNAIAIRNLTMQEDSRQMQQEKVRIEEMVSRNNALLTKIHDSATEKHAQELVAELERVRPAYSSSYTNAITLAMANKNSEAQHLLLTDVRAKQEAVFKALNDMVNWQEKLTVDIADQSLKNATHAGTLMVIIALLSVVLGAMISWWITRTIKRQLGGEPAYTLEVTRQVAQGNLAVAIELRDGDTTSVLAAMEDMRQNLSNLVGQVHQSSESIATGATQIAMGNTDLSQRTEEQAANLQETAASMEQMNTTVKQNAATVRTATELAHSASTTAQKGGDAVNNVVRTMEDITASSRKIGDIIGVIDSIAFQTNILALNAAVEAARAGEQGRGFAVVAGEVRSLAQRSASAAREIKDLINVSVANVEMGEKMVNDAGITIKDIVEKSQHVANLLSEIGLTTHEQEQGVAQVNDAVNQLDQVTQQNAALVEESASAADSLSQQARTLLELMGVFKISGVQAQAPRLSAQVKQPTAPRLALASQSGNTSSDNWETF; encoded by the coding sequence ATGAATCTCATCAAAAATAGCAGCCTGGGTAAAATGCTAGGGACAGGCTTTACTCTGGTCATCGCCATCGGTTTTCTGGTGGCGGTATTTGGCCGTATCCAGTTAGATAAACTCGGGGAAAATATCCAGCTGCTGTCGCAGGTTCGCATTACCAACCTCATCATGATGCAGGAGTTTAAAGACAACATAAACACCAATGCCATCGCCATCAGAAACCTGACGATGCAGGAAGACAGTCGGCAGATGCAGCAAGAGAAAGTGCGTATCGAGGAGATGGTCTCCCGCAATAACGCGTTACTCACCAAAATACACGACAGCGCCACCGAGAAACATGCTCAGGAATTGGTCGCGGAACTGGAGCGCGTGCGCCCGGCTTACAGCAGTAGCTATACCAACGCCATCACATTAGCCATGGCGAATAAAAACAGCGAAGCGCAACATCTGTTATTAACAGACGTGCGGGCAAAACAGGAAGCCGTCTTCAAAGCGCTAAATGACATGGTCAACTGGCAAGAGAAGCTCACAGTCGACATCGCCGACCAGTCTTTAAAAAATGCCACTCACGCGGGCACGCTGATGGTCATCATCGCCCTGCTTTCTGTCGTGCTGGGCGCAATGATTTCATGGTGGATTACCCGCACCATTAAACGTCAGCTCGGGGGGGAGCCAGCCTACACGCTGGAAGTGACCCGTCAGGTTGCACAGGGGAATCTGGCCGTTGCGATTGAACTGCGCGATGGAGATACCACCAGCGTACTGGCTGCGATGGAGGATATGCGCCAAAACCTGAGTAATCTGGTCGGTCAGGTGCATCAGAGCAGCGAATCGATCGCCACCGGCGCGACGCAGATTGCGATGGGCAACACCGATCTGAGCCAGCGCACGGAAGAACAGGCTGCGAATCTTCAGGAAACCGCGGCCTCGATGGAACAAATGAATACCACGGTGAAGCAGAATGCGGCGACGGTGCGCACCGCAACAGAGTTAGCCCATTCCGCCAGCACCACAGCGCAAAAAGGTGGCGATGCGGTCAATAACGTTGTGCGTACGATGGAAGATATCACCGCCAGCTCGCGTAAGATCGGCGACATTATCGGCGTTATCGACAGTATTGCTTTCCAGACCAACATTCTGGCGCTCAACGCCGCCGTTGAAGCCGCCAGAGCCGGTGAACAAGGCCGTGGCTTCGCCGTGGTCGCGGGTGAAGTCCGTTCTCTGGCACAGCGTTCCGCCTCCGCCGCCCGTGAAATCAAAGACCTGATTAACGTCAGCGTAGCTAACGTGGAAATGGGCGAGAAGATGGTGAACGACGCGGGTATCACCATCAAAGACATTGTCGAAAAATCGCAGCATGTTGCCAACCTGCTTAGCGAAATCGGCCTGACAACACACGAGCAGGAACAGGGCGTTGCCCAGGTGAATGATGCAGTTAATCAGCTCGATCAGGTGACCCAGCAGAATGCCGCATTGGTTGAAGAATCGGCCTCCGCCGCCGACAGCCTGAGCCAACAGGCAAGAACGCTGCTGGAATTAATGGGCGTGTTCAAAATCAGCGGCGTTCAAGCCCAAGCGCCACGCCTGAGCGCACAGGTGAAGCAACCGACAGCGCCGAGACTGGCTCTGGCAAGCCAATCGGGCAACACAAGCAGCGATAACTGGGAAACGTTTTAA
- the livF gene encoding high-affinity branched-chain amino acid ABC transporter ATP-binding protein LivF, with the protein MLSLHQVSAHYGKIQALHQVSLHINQGEIVTLIGANGAGKTTLLGTLCGDPRATEGTITFDGKDITNWQTAQIMREAIAIVPEGRRVFSRMTVEENLAMGGFFADREQYQERIARVYDLFPRLYERRAQRSGTMSGGEQQMLAIGRALMSQPRLLLLDEPSLGLAPIIILQIFDTIQQLREEGMTIFLVEQNANQALKLADRGYVLENGHVVLEDTGAALLANEAVRSAYLGG; encoded by the coding sequence ATGCTGTCATTACATCAGGTTTCGGCCCACTACGGAAAAATTCAGGCGCTGCATCAGGTTAGCCTGCATATTAATCAGGGCGAGATTGTTACGCTTATCGGTGCAAACGGCGCCGGTAAAACCACGCTGCTGGGCACGCTGTGCGGGGATCCGCGCGCGACGGAAGGCACTATCACGTTTGACGGTAAGGACATCACGAACTGGCAGACCGCGCAGATTATGCGTGAAGCTATCGCGATTGTGCCGGAAGGTCGTCGCGTCTTTTCCCGCATGACGGTAGAAGAAAATCTGGCGATGGGGGGATTTTTTGCCGATCGCGAGCAGTATCAGGAACGCATTGCGCGTGTCTACGATCTGTTTCCGCGCTTGTATGAGCGACGCGCCCAGCGTTCCGGCACGATGTCTGGCGGTGAGCAACAGATGTTGGCGATTGGCCGTGCGCTGATGAGTCAGCCGCGCTTACTGCTGCTGGACGAACCGTCACTGGGGCTGGCGCCGATTATCATCCTGCAAATTTTCGATACGATCCAGCAACTGCGCGAAGAGGGCATGACCATCTTCCTGGTGGAGCAGAACGCCAATCAGGCACTGAAGCTGGCCGACCGGGGTTATGTACTTGAAAACGGGCATGTCGTGTTGGAAGATACCGGTGCGGCATTGTTAGCTAATGAAGCGGTACGTTCGGCCTATCTGGGCGGATAA
- a CDS encoding methyl-accepting chemotaxis protein, translated as MKNMSLGKMLGTGFTLIIVIGFLVAILGRVQLEKLGGNIQLLSQMRITNLLLMQEVKDNVNIAARSIRNIALLSDQQQMKVEKDRIEQTIARNSELLAKIRKNLVDDDAKTLLSTLDQVRPAYTSSMKKATELAMSNEHDAFRNFLLTEVRTTQASVFDILDKMVEMQKQLTVELANDSENNALHAGTLMLIIALCSALLGGVVAWWITRKIKRQLGGEPAYTLEVTRQVAQGNLAIAIDRRDGDTTSVLAAMEEMRQSLSNIVGQVHQSSESIATGASQIAIGNTDLSQRTEEQAANLQETAASMEEMNTTVKQNADTVRSAAQLANAASAAARKGGDVVNNVVRTMEEITASSRKIGDIIGVIDGIAFQTNILALNAAVEAARAGEQGRGFAVVAGEVRSLAQRSASAAREIKDLISISVGKVEAGELLVNEAGVTIEEVVEQSQRVANLINEIGLTTHEQEQGVSQVNDAVNQLDQVTQQNAALVEESASAADSLNQQARHLVELMSVFKIDGIQPQRAAPQAATLPRPKLALAANSSHTNWETF; from the coding sequence ATGAAAAATATGAGTTTGGGAAAAATGTTAGGAACAGGCTTTACGTTAATTATTGTGATTGGTTTTTTAGTCGCCATATTGGGTCGCGTCCAGTTAGAAAAACTTGGAGGAAACATCCAGCTTTTGTCACAAATGCGTATTACCAATCTTCTATTAATGCAGGAAGTGAAAGATAACGTCAACATCGCAGCACGCTCTATCAGAAATATTGCGCTTTTGAGCGATCAACAGCAAATGAAGGTGGAAAAAGATCGCATTGAGCAAACCATCGCACGTAATAGCGAGTTGCTGGCGAAAATACGGAAGAACCTCGTGGATGACGACGCTAAAACGCTGCTCAGCACGCTGGATCAAGTTCGCCCTGCGTATACCAGCAGCATGAAAAAAGCGACCGAACTGGCCATGTCCAACGAACACGACGCGTTTCGCAATTTCCTACTGACAGAAGTTCGTACCACGCAAGCAAGCGTATTCGACATTCTGGATAAAATGGTTGAGATGCAAAAACAGCTGACCGTCGAACTCGCCAATGACTCGGAGAATAATGCGTTACACGCAGGCACCCTAATGCTAATCATCGCATTGTGTTCTGCCCTGTTAGGAGGCGTTGTAGCCTGGTGGATCACCCGGAAAATCAAGCGCCAGTTGGGTGGAGAGCCAGCCTATACGCTGGAGGTGACCCGCCAGGTCGCCCAAGGGAATCTTGCCATCGCCATTGATCGGCGTGACGGAGACACCACCAGCGTCCTCGCCGCAATGGAGGAAATGCGCCAGAGCCTGAGCAACATTGTCGGGCAAGTCCATCAAAGCAGCGAGTCTATCGCCACCGGCGCCAGCCAGATTGCCATTGGCAACACCGATCTGAGTCAACGTACGGAAGAACAGGCCGCAAACCTGCAAGAAACCGCTGCCTCCATGGAAGAGATGAATACTACCGTCAAACAAAACGCCGACACCGTGCGTAGCGCCGCACAGCTCGCGAATGCGGCCAGCGCCGCCGCCCGCAAAGGGGGGGATGTCGTAAATAATGTCGTGCGGACAATGGAAGAGATCACCGCGAGTTCGCGTAAAATCGGCGATATCATCGGTGTGATTGACGGCATTGCTTTCCAGACCAACATTCTGGCGCTTAACGCCGCCGTCGAAGCGGCACGCGCCGGAGAACAGGGGCGTGGCTTCGCCGTGGTTGCCGGAGAAGTGCGTTCGCTGGCTCAGCGCTCCGCTTCCGCAGCACGCGAAATCAAGGATTTGATTAGCATCAGTGTCGGAAAAGTGGAAGCGGGAGAACTGCTGGTGAACGAAGCGGGCGTAACCATCGAGGAAGTCGTGGAGCAGTCACAGCGTGTCGCCAATCTTATCAATGAGATCGGACTGACTACCCACGAGCAGGAACAGGGCGTTTCTCAGGTGAACGATGCGGTTAATCAACTCGATCAGGTCACCCAGCAGAACGCGGCACTGGTTGAAGAATCGGCTTCCGCCGCAGACAGCCTGAATCAACAGGCCAGACATCTGGTTGAATTAATGAGTGTTTTCAAAATCGACGGGATCCAGCCACAGCGTGCCGCACCGCAGGCCGCTACGCTGCCCAGACCCAAACTGGCGCTGGCCGCTAATTCGAGTCACACAAACTGGGAAACCTTTTAA